Genomic window (Cucumis sativus cultivar 9930 chromosome 2, Cucumber_9930_V3, whole genome shotgun sequence):
CTGGTGTACTGGCGAACAACATCCTTCGGCCCTGGACCGACAAAAAAGAACGTATCCACAATGCCTGCCTCACTCATCCAAAAGGTATCGATACTACTTTGAGATGAAGGAAGAGAAATCCCAGATTCAGCATCCCAGCCAGATCCAAGAACATCAATTTGCATTTCAGCAGCATTCAACCAAAAAAACCCAGAAGTCCCCCGCGATTTCCCGTGTGAAATCATGAAGGGGATTGACCCGTAAAGCCCAAACGGAGAGTCGTGAAGATATTCGAAAACATCCAAATTGAACAGCCTGTAAGGTTCTGACTCCTCGACGTCGGGTCCTCTGGTGGGCTTTAGAGCGAGGCTAGTTGCATGCTCCGGTATTCCATAAACAAAATCAGCATCATAAAACGAAACGTCGAAACTAATGGATTGGGGACCGAACGGTCTGGTATCAGTATGTCCTCTGAACTTCTCCTCCCAGTCCTCGCCTTCATCCTTAACCCTCAATTGCTCGAAATCGAATAACCCatgagaatttaaagataaGACGCGTTTACCCGACTTCTCCCGCACGAAAACCTCAAACGGATCCTGGCGAAGAACTGCCTCGTAACCATCGGACAAGTAGACGATCGAAGAGGGGCGTAAATCGGATCCGATTGTCTCGGTTGAAATTCGCTGCAACCAAAGCTTTTGGCTCAAAAACTCGTCCACAATCACATTGGGTAACTGGAATCGCTTTTTGGGTGGACCAAGAGAAGGATCCTCGTCGATCCTAAGGCGCACAATTCCGTCTTGATACACGGAAAGAACAAGTAACAAGGGGTTGGGTGGATGATCTGGGTCCTGATTCCTAGGGAGGAGCTTGGCAGTGAGGTCCCCATCGTTAATAGAAACGTCGTGAGCAACAAGAGAGCAGGATCCACGCTTAAAGGCGCGGGCTCGCTTGCAGAAGGGAGTCTGGTTACAGTTTCTGAATTCGTCCTTCTTCCATGGGAGGACGAGTGTCAAGTGCAGAGATAAGAGTAGTAGAAGGAGAAGGTAAGGAGCTCTCATGCTAGCTTTCGTCAGGTGAAACGAAAATGAAACGGTGAAAAGTCGACGTAGGGTTTTGAGGATTCATTTGGGTgctacatttaaaatatatggaTTTTGGAGGCTAGATGTAGAAAATATGGATTTTGGGGCTCATTTACAAAATagccaaacaaaaaaaaaaaaaaaaaaggagaaattgggaagaaaaagaatatgataaATTTGAGACTATTTACAGAGTTTAGGgctctaaatttaaaaataagaaaattgggACGAATGAACATGAGAAATATCCAAATTACCTTTTAATTGAAGAGGAGTTATTATAATGCATGTTATTATAGtctgagttattataatttatgtttaagaaaattagtaaTAGTGTAAGGAGAGTAAGAAATAGTAAGATAggataaataaagaaaaatagagaatagTGTTAATTGTATTAGTTGGATTATGATAATCCTCAAGGTAACATGGAGTGCTCCTCCATCGCCCCCAAGGTGTTTACatgtaaaaaaatgaatgtcatatattaattttatacttttccAAAATACACACTCAAATATTCACGTGATCCACGTCCATCAGCAGAGACAAGTATTTTCACATCCATTATCCACGACAATTTCCTATCAtggtattcttttttttctttttcttttccttcttctattcttctttcttcatcttgtTTGAGTTTCCACATTCATCACCCCCGTCAAATATCCACATATCTTCCTTTTACGTAcattccctttttcttttccttcttctttttcttaccgttcttttatgttttagacTTTAATTAATTGGTGCTGtgtttttaatcaaattaagttGGTATACTTTGAAATTAAAGTGTTTTTTtgtgaattaatttaaattttatggatTATTTTCTGTAACTTGTTTATGTCTCAAGGATgtccatttttatttgtttgtgatTCATACATATAATTAGTTATCATTGGCTTCAATTTATTTGTGCACTGGTTTacatataatttgaaattggtTTATTATCACTTATACTTTATGTAAACGTGTAGTGATCAAAATTAGTTTGCGatagtttatcattttctatcaCTATGGACTGCGATTGAAGAAAACTAGTTTGataatcaaaacaattttaacCTCTTGggctaaaaatatattacgcAAGCAACATGATGAATCAAGAAGTTTCTTGGCAAAagttctcttttttcattatttttatttagatatatCATATTgatggagaaaagaaaaggcatctatcactatctattagtgatatatGATAGAGCTATGGATGTTTATTAGTAAATGTTgagttatttttctattttcatttgttaggTTAATCCTATCAACAATGTTTAATACAATGTAGTGGATAGTGATCAACAATTCATAGTGAAGTTGAACTTAGGATCTTGTAGCAGTCGAGTATCGAATTTTCATGAGATCATTATTTGTTCTCATGCTCTTGTTGTTGTTCAGATGCTTAACCTAGATACTTATTCTtacatatttgtttattatcaTTCACATACACTGTTGTCAACGTATTTGGGTTGTGTGCAACAAGATGTATTGCTTGTCATGGCATGGATCATAATTCTAGGACTTGCAAACTTCgtcaaattaatcaataatgtAATCATTATAGTTGCATTTGTATGTTGTATCACCAAATGGATTTATATTGGAATCTATGAGTGTTAtcttttcaaactatttatatttttaaaaactcgtCAATGTCTTTGTTTGTAGTCATCTTTGAATTGAAACATGTGgtgtataaatttataaaattatatacattgACACCTTCATATTGGTGTCTACCAAAGTTATCACATTGAAACTCCAtgtatattttcttcaaattaaatcCTATAGAATTGCTTATATCACAGATAAAAACGAATACATTcatatcaatgtctatcactgataattTTCTATCAGTAATAAAACTGAGATAAACCAATAGAAAGAAACTCCATATATCGATTATAGGCTAtcatttattctatttttaattatttgtgcATAGGAAGGGGCTAATACATTCTCAACCATATTAAACCAAAAAGACCAAAATTTCACTCTCAATCATTATTTTGAATGGTAACCTCTAATCCTCTCACTTGACCTCTCTCTTCTCAAGTTATGTCAATCCTTGTCTCTCTTTTGAAGTCAAGAAAAGTCAAGTCAAGCTTCGTTACATTACGTGTGatatataaactttgataCAAATAGATATATTGGTTTGTATCACTGAGAGaaagatataaatttatatcattgatagaactGATAGAAAGATATCAATTTCTATCGCTTATAGAATTGATAGaaagatataaatttttatcacCAATAGAAATATACGCTTTATGTGCCAAGTatggaaataatttttttttattagttttggtTGATTTAGGTTTTCATGGACctttttttggtatttcacCTTATGTGTTGGGCTTGGGTTAAAATGTTGCTTTCGGCGGTACAAATTTTGCCtaatcattatatttttaaaacccCTCTTAATTGAATAGAAACCTTAACATATCGAAACCAAACAACCATATAGGCCATCTGGTGACCTCTTGCATGCGACTCCATCTGCATGGTCAACAACTTTCAACCAATGGACAACGACACACCATCAGATGAAAGTGGCGATGACTTGGGCACAACGACGAGTTCATTTTTGGGATTTTGGGCACTTGGAAAGTGGCAAGAATTTTatctgttttaaaaaaatatatgttgttGCACTTTGCCAAGAAGGAGTAATGCGTTGAGAAGTCCTAACCCCTAAATTGCATACTAGGCAATACACATGCTTCTTTGCCTTGAATTTCGCTTGGTGAAGCTTGCATTTCACCTTGTTTGGAAGCTTAATGTCTCACCTTGTAATATGATCAAGTCGCCTAAGAATCAACTCACAGGAACTTGTCACATTCTAATCAGTTTGCCTAATTGTTAGATCGCCTggtcaaaatataaattagttatGAAAGAAGGCTGAGTCGCGAATCtcactttctttaaaatgtttcgCGGCTCTACTTCTTTGTGCaaacatatttcaaatgtCTCATCATCTCCAGGATAAAACAATCGTGttctttaattagttttgttcCAAAACTAATCGGAATCTCAACATTCAAATGAACACTTTGTTTGCATGAAAAGCTCATATAAAGAAGTTTTGAAAGATACTTTCTTGCTTGTAATTTCTCACTCACAAGATAAAAGAAGTATAAGTGTTTATACAGTGTGAGGAAACAAATAGAGAcgttgaaaattaattttgtaaatgtttgtAGTTATGGGAAGATTACAAAATACAATGTTTGATTCTTTGATTATGCGATAAAGATAATGTCATTTATTAAATCTCATCTTTCTTGGCCATCTTGCCTAGGATGTCAACCTGTGAGGTGTGATATTCTAGCATTTTGCATAGTTAGCACTATCACTTAGTTATGATCAATATCACACAATTGAAACCTATATCGTGTAGGACTCTCAATACTATTATTCATATAGTTTAGTCCTAACACTTATCGTATAACATAGTGCTATCGTGTGTAAAGAATTGTTTTATGGAaggaatttttgtttttatttttaacatttgagtttaatgtttctttggagtattagttttgatgttttttctttttaaaaaaatttaattcagGTCTAAACAATAAGATTGCTTATCGAGaatattgttttgattttttgttcaaagaatattgttTCCAAGAGTGCTCAACGTTTACGTTTGTGAAATGTCGCGAAGGTAGGactcattttctaaaaaggatgtgagaaacaagaaaattttaattttaagattgcCAACATGGGTGtgagatgttttcaaatcaCTTGAAATCCACATAGGGTTGGAAATTTCAATTCTAAAAGCATCCAGATGAAAACTTGGTAAAAGGACGTTGTAAAACcaataataaattgattttatacCCTTTTCAAATGATCTACAAATGTcttgtatattttaaacaagtttttagcttttttttcttttcttgcaaAGATCTAGCTCATGACATTTTGTaacttccaaaatttgaacGTCAAATCCCAAAGTAATGATATAGTTGTTTGATGTGATTTAGTGTGATCCTACATCTGTCTTAGAGTTTTTagctattatttttatatttaacatatttttcgCATACATCTCTTACAAATTTATTGCAAACacttgtaattaaaaaatttcaaatatgattctatatatattttaagaagtttttaGCTATTGTTTCTGCGTAGTaactcttaatttttaaatattcaatctcaaatcaattatttatggATTGTATCGTGATTTAGAGTAGTTTTACCTAAGTttctttatttactttttaatggGGCAGATATCTCACACAAATACTTGCACACATCTCACAAATTCTATgcaatattcaaatttaaaaatactcaaacttcaaataatttgCATTCTCGAATGATGTATTGTGATTTAGACTAGACGGTTCTCTAGAAATACAGTCAGCCGAGCCGCCTAACTTCCGAGAAGAGCAAGCATGGCGTTGTGTATCTCTATTCCTTCCTTCTCCGATTCTGCTACCGCTCCTTCCCTATCTCAAACATATTTCAGTCTCAGTCGCCGCCGGCCTTCCAATTTCATCCACTTTCTTAATTTAAGCCTTCCCAACCGCCCACCACGTCTTTGCCGAGCTTCCAATTCTCAGCCTGGACCGTTCCCCAAACAGTctgcttctgcttcttctaagaaaaggaagaaaaaggataaGGGAGATTCCAAGGTTTTTAATCCTACCCATATCGAAGTTGTGGATGATTTTAGCTTCGATGACGCTGGACCCTCTAGCTCCACTTCCAATTCCACTTATTCGTCGTACCATCCTTCGACCTTGCCCAAACCGCCAGCTGGTTTTGTACTAGACGACCATGGAAAGGTCCTCATGGCTTCAAACAAGCGAATTGCTACCATGGTAACATTTCTTTCTCAGTTCCCTCGTGGAggattatttaaaatttgtatcattttaGTGCTTCCCTGTTCACCTAACCACTAGTGCCTTTTGATTTTCATGTATGAACGAGAAGTTCAGTTTACGTTGATAATGAATACATCTGTAATTTATAGGCACTCTCAGTTACTGAATCTAAACTAATCAAACTAAAAGTATGCagttaataaatttttcttatttacgtTCATCCCGTTTTCCTCTTTACAGCTGGTTTTCTCATTATTCATGGGttgttttatgtatttggGTTTGCTAACCTTTGATCAATTCTACTGCCACAAGTGTATGACTGGTTTTTTCATGTATTCAGTTTATTGGTCTAGCTTTCTTTCATagatataatgaaaagataCTGATTCTCGGAAAAATAGAAGAGACGGTCACCAGTGATTTAATACAGTATATAATCTCCAGTTGGAGTATTCTTTCCTGGTTCTTTTCTTGTAATTATACTATCAGATCAACCTCAATTGGGGAATCGCCTTCCCCTAGCCTTAGGGagtgatttattattattatgattattttacGAATCCTGCTTGTCCTTAtcaaagaaaggaaattatatcatttactaaatcctttacaatttttattattgttacaGCTGTTCTTGTATTTGTGacttaattaaattcttactttttttttcttttctttttgattttgcatcttcaatcttttaatttgacaGGTCGATCCTTTGAACAATTTGCCTCTGGAATGCGTTATAAGAAGAATTTTTAGAAGTTCAAAAGGGGATGATTGCATGCTTCTTTGCCCGGTGGACACGTGAGTGTTGTTTGTTGCTACCAGATCATTATGCTATAGCCTCGACACTTCGAAAGTTTGACCtttttttgatattatttacCTCAAAATTGCTGCAGGCCTGTTCAAATACTAAAGAGCAAGAATATTGATGGATGGTCAGCTGTATGCTTTCTTTTCATATGGTTAACTTCCTCGCTAGTTTGAGTTTGTTCATGAACTTGAGTGCGGATGgttttacaatatttaattcaCATCACGaaacttttatatttcacATTTCTGTATGCTTATAAGTAAGAAGTTCATGCATGTATTGTTCATTTGTTTGTCCCTTTTACCATATTTGTTCtactttttttgaaaaggaaacaagtcTCTTTATTCTTACAGATGTCATATGAAAGGGACTAATGTTCTAAGTACATGAGGGTTATACAAAAAGCATAAAGCATAACTAGGATCAGTAGGCGCACCtaaacatctcaactaggttgacacctcCTTAGTGCCCTCATCGTATCTTTAAAACATAACATCAAAAATTGGCTGAGGCTTAAAAATTCGGCCATTACAGATAGGACAAAAAGACTATTGATCACTAGTCTTACAAAGGATTTAACAAAAAGCATGCAGAAGGCTTGAGACAAAAGtttaaaccaaaaattaaGCTGAGAAGATAAAAGCTCTCCAATTTGAGTAGATTTCTTGAATGTTGTAGCTTTCAAAAGCCTTGGAGAAGGAACACCACGAGAAGACATTCTTACGAGTCAAAAAGATGGTTGATCACTAGCCTCAAGagtattttaagtttatttccttttttgtatttggGCTTACTAGAGCCTTTAAAGTTGTCTTCTTTTATAACTCTTAGTGTgtgtgaaaataataaaagagactcTCTATcgtagttttttcttcttgttttagAGTTTTCCACATAAATTTTGTGTTCTCTTTTTTACCGtttaacatggtatcagagcgtgGTGACAAAACTCTAATTGCCATTGACAAAAACCAACCGGTGCAAGATACCCTTAGTTCTGCACCGGTCTCGCTTCAACCACATTAGAGTTGTTTAGGCGCACCCAGACGCTTGCCTAAGGTGAAAGGCGAGACAATGGGAGGCCATACTGCCTTGCAATTACCCAAGGCAAGCACCTTCAATGAGGCACTCgctttttacaattttcagTCTCCTTGAACATTTGTTCAAGACGACATAGGCGCTcgactttctttttttataacatgTTTCGTGTTTgctgttttcttcaaattttcttttgaagatcGAAGGTTTAAACAAGacagttaaataaaaatcaaagaaatgaagaaaaagaatagcaGAATTAGTAGAAGAAAGTGGAAGAAGTCATCTTTTTGCTTAGCCATCCATCGGTTGCTTGTCaaaaatgatggaaagaaagaagagagattgGCAGTCAGAACGGAAGAAGAGATATTATgttctccttttatttttaaatttcctaGAAGAGAATTGAAGGGTTGACTGCCAGAATTAAAGTAATGTTGGATGCATGCCAACCCAACTGCTAAATGGCAAAATTTCTACCCCATTACTCAAAGAACTAATTATTTAcccatttaaaaaacatttatttttctatatttggttagatattctttttcaatatcactttagttaatttttcttaataattttgttaaaagcGGTAAAGTAAAGTAGACACCGAGTTAtgtggaaacccgagtatcagaagaaaaaccacgatcgactttcttattaatttctcataCTAGCAAAAGATACAAGAGGGAAGATAATTAAGTTACAACTTATGATAGAAAAAGGGAAGGATGTAGATATCAATGAgacccaacttgctaacagaaaattcaaagttatGTTTGAAAAGCCCCTTGGTGAGAACATCAGCAACCTGTTGTTGAGGGAATGTATGGAATGCATATTCTACCGTTGTCCAATCTTTCTTTAATGAAGTGTCAATCAATCTCcacatgtttagttctatcatgttgagTTGGATTGTTGCGATGCTAATAACTGCCTTGTTATCACAAAATTCTTAACATCTAGCTGATATAGTGGTCAGTCTTTGTTCATAGCAACAAATAATAGGACTCTAACTGTATTTTGTTTAGAACCTGGGGAAAATGTTTCCAAATAACCAACATCATAGGTCTGAGTAAACCCTTTTGCAATTAACCTCACCTTGTGTTTGTTAAGGGTTCCATTTGTCTTGTATTTAAGTGTGAGCACCCATTTACACCCTACAGTTTTATGTCCCTTAGGGAGAGCACAAATCTCCCAagtattattcttttcaaggGTCCTCATCTCTTCCATAACAATAGTTTTCCACTCATAATACTCTAAAGCAGtgtgaatttttttgtatCATGGTAGGGTCAAGTCTAGTGAGGTCTTTGAATTGTAGAGATAGACTAGTGTAGGAAACATGGTTACAAATGAGGTGTTTCGTGCATGACCTGGTACTTTTTCTCAGTGTAATGGGAATGTCCAGAGAAGGATCATACTCATCAAGATTACCTAAATGACCCTATTCAGCCTCATTACCATCAGTTTCTGCTCTGACCTCAGCCTCACCAACACTGTCCTTTTCTCCCATATCTTCCAGAACAACAATACCAGACCTGTCATTCTCACTCATTTTACTATCAACACATGATTCAATAGGATTAGTCATACCTTGATCTCAAGGAGGTTTAGAGTCTTGGACCGGAGTCAAATGATCAGTAGGGGATTCAATTTCCTTTCTCAGATTTCTCCTATAGTAAATTTTCCAGGGAACTTGGTTTGTGAGTAAGACCATGGGATGAGGATTGGAGTCAGGTAAGGTAATAGGAGAAGGATTGGTAGACTTTAAGGTACAAttagactcttcactcacactctCCCCCTGTAGATGGCTAATGGGAAAGAAGGGTTGATCCTCATAAAATGTGACATCCATAGTGACAAAGTATTTACAAGAAGAAGGATGAGAACATTTATAGCCCTGATGATGaggatacccaacaaacatACACATTTGAGCTGGAGGGGTAAATTTGGTATGATTAGGACCAAAGCTATAGACATAGGTTGTACACCCAAACACACAAAGGGTAACCT
Coding sequences:
- the LOC101207357 gene encoding uncharacterized protein LOC101207357 isoform X2, which translates into the protein MALCISIPSFSDSATAPSLSQTYFSLSRRRPSNFIHFLNLSLPNRPPRLCRASNSQPGPFPKQSASASSKKRKKKDKGDSKVFNPTHIEVVDDFSFDDAGPSSSTSNSTYSSYHPSTLPKPPAGFVLDDHGKVLMASNKRIATMVDPLNNLPLECVIRRIFRSSKGDDCMLLCPVDTPVQILKSKNIDGWSAVSDDEVESLLPAAAYALAKIHMHLVHSGFCYTARGAFCYSEDDIFDFRTDDGQDVDGLPNEGVEITCFHMDKLGQLTIADDELLEDPAIISAIDEETEFNALVEEEAALLESVLGKE
- the LOC101207357 gene encoding uncharacterized protein LOC101207357 isoform X1, encoding MALCISIPSFSDSATAPSLSQTYFSLSRRRPSNFIHFLNLSLPNRPPRLCRASNSQPGPFPKQSASASSKKRKKKDKGDSKVFNPTHIEVVDDFSFDDAGPSSSTSNSTYSSYHPSTLPKPPAGFVLDDHGKVLMASNKRIATMVDPLNNLPLECVIRRIFRSSKGDDCMLLCPVDTPVQILKSKNIDGWSAVSDDEVESLLPAAAYALAKIHMHLVHSGFCYTARGAFCYSEDDIFDFRTDDGQDVDGLPNEGVEITCFHMDGAHYMIYTPSDPLLFVAIKDKLGQLTIADDELLEDPAIISAIDEETEFNALVEEEAALLESVLGKE